A region of Jonquetella anthropi DSM 22815 DNA encodes the following proteins:
- a CDS encoding ABC transporter ATP-binding protein, with the protein MAVSYDAAPLVRIEHLKKYFHVSRGTVKSVDDVSFDIWPGETLGLVGESGCGKTTTGRTIVRLYEPTEGKILFEGQDLASMNQRSLLPWRKKIQMIFQDPYASLNPRMTVGDIVKEPMIIHGFPKDEWSDRVRHLLRTVGLNSEHANRYPHEFSGGQRQRIGIARSLAVEPEFIICDEPISALDVSIQAQIVNTLEDLQKELQLTYLFIAHDLSMVKHISDRIAVMYLGAIVELAESNELYTNPLHPYTRSLLSAIPVPDPDKSDARKRIILQGEIPSPLNPPSGCKFHTRCPHATERCSVETPAFVDRGGGHFSACHNM; encoded by the coding sequence ATGGCCGTTTCCTATGACGCTGCACCCCTTGTCCGTATCGAGCACCTGAAGAAGTACTTCCACGTGTCCCGCGGCACGGTCAAGTCGGTTGACGACGTTTCGTTCGACATTTGGCCCGGGGAGACGCTTGGGCTTGTCGGCGAGTCGGGCTGCGGCAAGACGACCACCGGCCGGACCATCGTCCGGCTCTACGAGCCCACCGAGGGGAAGATCCTGTTCGAGGGCCAAGACCTGGCTTCCATGAACCAAAGAAGCCTGCTGCCGTGGCGCAAGAAGATCCAGATGATCTTCCAAGACCCGTACGCGTCCCTGAACCCGCGCATGACCGTCGGCGACATCGTGAAGGAGCCGATGATCATTCATGGTTTTCCCAAGGACGAGTGGAGCGACCGGGTCCGCCACCTGCTGAGAACGGTGGGGCTGAACAGCGAGCACGCCAACAGGTACCCTCACGAGTTCTCAGGCGGCCAGCGCCAGAGAATCGGCATTGCCAGAAGTCTGGCAGTCGAGCCTGAGTTCATCATCTGCGATGAGCCGATTTCCGCTCTGGACGTGTCGATTCAGGCACAGATCGTCAACACCCTTGAGGACCTGCAGAAGGAACTGCAGCTCACCTACCTGTTCATCGCCCACGACCTGTCGATGGTCAAGCACATTTCCGACCGAATCGCCGTCATGTACTTGGGCGCCATCGTCGAGCTGGCAGAAAGCAACGAGTTGTACACCAACCCGCTTCACCCCTACACCCGGTCTCTGCTGTCGGCGATTCCAGTGCCGGATCCTGACAAGTCGGACGCCCGCAAGAGGATTATCCTGCAGGGCGAAATTCCCAGTCCTCTGAACCCTCCGTCCGGCTGCAAGTTCCACACCCGCTGCCCGCATGCCACCGAGCGGTGTTCTGTTGAAACCCCGGCGTTCGTCGATCGGGGCGGCGGACACTTCAGCGCGTGCCACAACATGTAG
- a CDS encoding peptide ABC transporter substrate-binding protein, giving the protein MSSRKLLAALAALTLCASGALAGEKILTYNLGVEPRTIDPVLNNAVDGSTVDYNVFEGLVRPDENGVIAPGCAEKWDVSEDGLTWTFHLRDGLKWSDGSPLTAADFKFGFLRILIPENAAPYGYLAYMIKNGKEFFEGKCKAEDVGIEAPDDKTLVLHMAEKSPLVLQYLSFNPFVPAKRELVEANPRGWTIASMPMLSNGPFYVAEWKHNSEMLLKKNPNYWDAANVKLDGVRLLMIVDSNTALAAFKAKNVDVNDHLPPLMVAQLIKSGEAKVLPTLGTAFTVFNVTKKPFDDPRVRKAFSLAIDRKAIVEKVTQGGQHPANGFIPEKIPGAVVGGPDFRSEDSNVYLTPNADVETAKKLLAEAGYPDGKGFPSVSYTYNGNPGNKAIAEVLQAMWKKNLGVDVELVQQEWKVFIDTRNQKNYQIARHAWIADFNDAQGMLALWTSDNFENCTGWKNAEYDKLINAAVTMTDMAKRAEDMHKAEKILMDEMPVMPIYYYATPYLMQPNVKGVYQSPFLWLLFRDADIE; this is encoded by the coding sequence ATGTCGAGTCGTAAGCTATTGGCAGCACTTGCAGCGTTGACGCTGTGCGCTTCCGGAGCCTTGGCGGGCGAGAAGATTCTCACCTACAACCTGGGCGTTGAACCCCGCACCATTGACCCGGTCCTCAACAACGCGGTTGACGGATCCACCGTTGACTACAACGTTTTCGAGGGCCTTGTCCGTCCCGACGAGAACGGCGTCATCGCCCCCGGCTGCGCTGAGAAGTGGGACGTGTCCGAAGACGGCCTGACTTGGACGTTCCATCTTCGCGACGGTCTGAAATGGTCCGACGGTTCTCCTCTGACAGCCGCCGACTTCAAGTTCGGGTTCCTGCGCATTCTAATTCCTGAGAACGCCGCCCCGTACGGCTATCTGGCCTACATGATCAAGAACGGCAAGGAGTTCTTCGAAGGCAAGTGCAAGGCTGAGGACGTGGGCATTGAGGCGCCGGACGACAAGACGCTGGTTCTGCATATGGCTGAGAAGTCCCCGCTGGTCCTTCAGTACCTGTCGTTCAACCCCTTCGTGCCGGCCAAGCGCGAGCTGGTTGAGGCCAACCCCCGCGGCTGGACCATCGCGTCCATGCCGATGCTCTCCAACGGCCCGTTCTACGTGGCGGAGTGGAAGCACAACAGCGAAATGCTGCTGAAGAAAAACCCCAACTATTGGGACGCAGCCAACGTGAAGCTTGACGGCGTCCGCCTTCTGATGATCGTCGACAGCAACACCGCTCTGGCCGCTTTCAAGGCGAAGAACGTCGACGTGAACGACCACCTGCCCCCGCTGATGGTGGCTCAGCTCATCAAGAGCGGCGAAGCCAAGGTCCTGCCCACGCTGGGCACGGCGTTCACCGTGTTCAACGTCACCAAGAAGCCCTTCGACGACCCGCGGGTCCGCAAGGCGTTCTCTCTGGCAATTGACCGCAAGGCCATCGTCGAAAAGGTCACCCAGGGCGGCCAGCACCCGGCCAACGGCTTTATCCCCGAAAAGATCCCCGGCGCCGTCGTCGGCGGACCCGACTTCCGTTCTGAGGATTCCAACGTGTACCTGACGCCCAACGCGGACGTTGAGACCGCCAAGAAACTGCTGGCCGAAGCCGGTTATCCGGACGGCAAGGGCTTCCCGTCGGTCAGCTACACCTACAACGGCAACCCGGGCAACAAGGCCATCGCCGAAGTCCTTCAGGCCATGTGGAAGAAGAACCTGGGCGTCGACGTCGAGCTGGTTCAGCAGGAGTGGAAGGTCTTCATCGACACCCGCAACCAGAAGAACTACCAGATCGCCCGTCACGCTTGGATCGCTGACTTCAACGACGCGCAGGGCATGCTCGCTCTGTGGACCAGCGACAACTTCGAGAACTGCACCGGCTGGAAGAACGCCGAGTACGACAAGCTGATCAACGCCGCTGTGACGATGACCGACATGGCCAAGCGCGCTGAGGATATGCACAAAGCCGAAAAGATCCTGATGGACGAAATGCCCGTCATGCCGATCTACTACTACGCCACCCCGTACCTGATGCAGCCCAACGTCAAGGGCGTCTATCAGTCGCCGTTCCTCTGGTTGCTGTTCAGAGACGCGGACATCGAGTAG
- a CDS encoding creatininase family protein, which yields MYLPAMTWHEFQEAAKDDLVALQPLGSTEQHGSIGPLGTDFIIPHEMARRVEAQFPDKVVLLPTIPYGVCPSFESFAGSIDIGDEALATILTSVVRDLSRHGVKRFIFLNGHGGNTLPMERACAKAWDLGGLGAMLDWWKVARELKPEWGGGHGGGQEAAVSMAVRPDWVNKKKNFVPEKIVHLSDALKSTYGEATTFKGATVRIVRKADAYTATGTFGGGDDSCAKADPQWGKEIFEGVTAYCIDFVDEFLRVSLEKAHQSCIMK from the coding sequence ATGTATTTGCCTGCCATGACTTGGCACGAGTTTCAGGAAGCGGCGAAGGACGACCTTGTCGCCCTCCAGCCTCTCGGGAGCACGGAACAGCACGGTTCGATAGGCCCATTAGGGACCGACTTCATCATCCCTCACGAAATGGCCAGAAGAGTAGAAGCTCAATTTCCAGACAAAGTCGTCCTTCTGCCGACGATTCCCTACGGCGTCTGCCCCAGCTTTGAGTCGTTCGCCGGCTCGATCGACATCGGGGACGAGGCGCTGGCGACGATTCTGACAAGCGTCGTCCGCGACCTGTCACGGCACGGCGTTAAACGGTTTATCTTCCTGAACGGACACGGCGGCAACACCCTGCCGATGGAGCGGGCCTGCGCAAAGGCATGGGACCTTGGCGGACTGGGCGCGATGTTGGACTGGTGGAAGGTTGCCCGGGAACTGAAGCCCGAATGGGGCGGCGGCCACGGCGGCGGCCAAGAAGCGGCGGTCAGCATGGCAGTTCGGCCCGACTGGGTGAACAAGAAAAAGAACTTTGTCCCTGAAAAAATCGTCCACCTGTCTGACGCCCTCAAGAGCACCTACGGCGAGGCGACGACGTTCAAGGGCGCGACGGTTCGGATCGTCCGCAAGGCCGACGCCTACACGGCGACCGGCACGTTCGGCGGCGGCGATGACAGCTGCGCGAAGGCCGATCCCCAGTGGGGCAAAGAGATTTTTGAGGGCGTGACGGCCTACTGCATTGACTTCGTGGACGAGTTCCTCCGCGTGTCGCTGGAAAAAGCGCACCAATCGTGCATTATGAAGTAG